Part of the Cloacibacterium caeni genome is shown below.
AATTTATTGTTTGGGCTCATAACGGACACATAAATAAAGACAAACTGAGAATGGGAGGATTTTTAGATGAAAAATTAAAAAATGATTATCTAACATTTGGATTTGCTTTTTTTGATGGAACTTATAAAGCAATGTATAATAAAGACTTAGGAAATGTTACCGCTCAAACACCATATTTAGGAACATACGAATATTGGTTGAACTCATTAAATGAGCCTTATTTTATTTTGGATATTAGAAAAATGAAAGAAGATAAAGATTTGAAATATTTACTTACCGATTTTGATTTGAGAACAACAGGTTCCACAAAAACAAATAACGAGTTTAGTTATAGAAATTTAGCAGAGGATTTTGATTATTTAATTTTCATAAATAAATCAACAAACTCTGATTTCAACTATGAATAAAACACTTCTGCTAATAACTAGAGTTTCGTTGCGTGCGGAGCACGAACAATGAAACTCCTGTTGAACCCTTCGGCTAGCTCAGGGCAGGCTCGCTTTGGGAGCTCTTTTCAGGAGTTATGGGGTTGTCGTAAAATTTTTAAATGATATTTGAAAGAGAACTGGTAGTTCTCTTTTTTTTGGGTAGTAGTTTTTGGCGGTTTTTTGTTGTTTTGAAATGTCTATCCTACATGTTAATAAAAATACCGAACACAGTTTTTTACACTTCATTTATTTTGTTAACTTTGTATGAAACTAGTTATCAAAAACTTAAAATCTATAACACACTTACACTAAAATTTTACGGCAGTAGAGATGCAGATTATATCCATAGATGGAAATCTGCAAAATCCCAAGAACGGAAGTAAACTTCATTTTCGGGACTTCACAAATCCGCCGAACCGTTGGTGGTAATGCTAAAAGAGACATACCTTTAAATTAAAAATAGAATCGAGACAATGGAAGAACAAAAAATAATAAGCAGACGATTTAAAGACATTTTTGACACAAATGTGAGATATGAAATCCCCTTTTTCCAACGTGGATATGCTTGGGAAAAAAAACAATGGGAAAAACTTTGGGAGGATATTTACGAAGAAATCTTACCTGCTTTAGAAAACAATAATTTTGAAGATGAAGAACATTTCTTTGGTCCAGTGGTGGTTTTAGAAAAGAGTAATGCTCCTCATCCAAATTTGAAAAGATATCTAATCATAGACGGACAACAAAGGATAACTACTATTTACATACTACTTGGATTGATTAAAAAATCACTAAATAACCTTAGCCATCTTTCATCCGAAGCACAAAATTACTGTGCTGAAATTGATAAACTATTAAGTAATAATGTGAGTGGTGGCGATGATTATTTAAAACTTAAAGTTTTCAGCAGTAAAGGAGACAGGTATCCAACCTATAAAACTGTATTCCAAGAAAACCCAACTAGTCCATATTTAGCAGAAGACCAACAACTATATTTTCCTGACACCAATAAAATTGACCTTTTTGTAAAGTTTTATGATAAAAAGACCAAAAACTATAATGTACAAGACTTATGGCAATTATATCAAGTTTTAACAAAATCCCTAACTATTGTTTGGATTCCATTGGATGAAAAGAAAGACGATGCTCAAGCAATTTTTGAAAGTTTGAATGATGCCGGAATGCCTTTAACAGCGTCTGAACTTCTGTGTAATTATATTTTCAGGCCAATCTTAAATGATAATACAAATGAACACGAAAAACTGCACAACGAATTTTGGTTAAAAGCCAGAAAAGAAGTCGGAGAAAACAATTTTGAAGATTATTTAATTAATCTTTTCTCAATAGGTGAAAAAAAGAGAATTGGTCAGGGAAGAAGAATGTATGTACATTTTAAAAATAGAAACAAGAAAATAACTAGAGACAAGGCTATTGCTACCTTAAAAGACATTTTGGAGAATGCTAAGTATTACAACAATATTAAACAGCCGCTAAAATATCCTCATAAGGACGGTAGAATAAAAAATTTGCTCTATAACATCTCGCAAACAAATATGACCTCAATAACACCATTTTTAATGAGTGTTCTAAAAGGGTATGAACTAAATAATTTGACAGATGTTGAAACGATTGAATTATTACAAGAGACATATGTTTTGCTTGTTAGAAGCAAGATTGCTAACAGAAGAGTAACTAAATTTGATACATTTTTCCCTTCATTATTAAGTGAAATTGTAAATGAGCCTGACAAACCAAGAGCAATTGAAAAGAAATTTCAAACTGAAGGTTTATGGGTTTCTAATCAGGAATTTGAAGATGCTTTTTTGACAAAAGAGCTTTACAATCAAAGAGAATTAAATTTTGCGAGACACATTTTACAGGAGTTAGATAAACATCTTCAAGATTATAAAGAATACCCTGACTACTCAACGATAAATACAATTGAACATATATTACCTCAAACTTTAGATAACCATTGGAAAGAATATCTGAATGAAGATGCTGAAAATCCGAATTTAAAAATTGTCATAAACACGGTCGGCAATCTACTCTTAAATAGTAGTCCTGCGAATAGTTCCTTTGGACAAAAACCTTACTCAGAAAAATTAAATCTTTATACTGATGTTTCCGCATTATCAAGGCAATTAAAGCAGGACAAAATTCCATCTTGGAATATTAGCGAAATCAACAATCGTTCAAAACGACTTGCAGAAAATGCATTGAATATTTGGAAATGGAAAAACTAAAAAGCACTACCACCAACAGGCGTAACTGTTGCACCTCTCCTTTTTTTTTAGAAAATAGTCATTAAAAAAATAAAACATGAAGTCAATGTCACATTCTATAACAAAAAAACAAAATCCTCAAATTGAAATCAATTTGAGGATTTTTTAAACAAAGTAATAAAGCTATTTATTTGAAAACACTTACATTTCCTTGCTTGTCTGTGAGTCTTCCTGAATTTCCATCATCAGACAGTTCCCAAGCATAAAAACCGTCTGTAAAAATAGGTTCGCCTTTTGGATTGGTTCCTTTTGCCACCATTTTGTGTTCTTCTTCATCATTCTTTTTAAGGGTCATCGCTAAATCGATTCCTTCGGCAAAATACGTTACCACTATGGTTTCTCCTTTATCATTGGTCAGGGTTTTTGCCTCTTGTTTTAAAGAAACTTCTTTAGAATTTTTATCACTTATCATTGAAGTGTTCTGTGTAGCATCAGCTTCTTTGTTACAAGAGATCAAAAAAGCGAACATTGCTAAGATTATCCAATTATTTTTCATATTGATTCAATACTGTTTTTTTTTAAAAGAAATGAGTCCACTATATGAGCCGTCATTATTTTAAAAAATAATCACAAAAATGCTCTTCTGTTTTACAGGTGCAAATTTGCTAATAAATGTCATGTTTATTTTATGATTCAAGTCATAAAGCCCAAGTGTTAAACAACGTTAAATTTGTCATAAAATTAATATTAAAATAAAAATATATGAAAAATTTGAAATTTCTAATTCTTCCTATGATGGCTTTCGCGATGGTTTCTTGTGGTAATGACAAGCCTGCAGACGCTTCTGCATCTACTTCATCTACAGAAACATCTGCTGCTGCTACGGAAACTAGTGCATCATCTGAATCAGGACAATACGATCCGAAAAGAGGTTTAGGTAAATATGACGAAAGCAACGTAGATGTGAGCAAATTTGACGCTGCTATGGCTGCTGAAGGGAAAAAAGCAGCAGAGGTAAAATGTACTTCTTGTCATAAACCTACAGAAGAAAAATTAGTAGGTCCGGGATGGAAAGGAGTGACTACAAGACAAACTCCACATTGGATTATGAACTTCATCAGCAATCCAGATCCTATGATTAGTGTAGACCCAGAATTACAAAAACAATTAGAGATTTGTTTAGTGAGAATGCCAAACCAAGGGCTTAATGAAACTGAAGCAAGACAAATTCTAGAGTACAT
Proteins encoded:
- a CDS encoding c-type cytochrome, whose translation is MKNLKFLILPMMAFAMVSCGNDKPADASASTSSTETSAAATETSASSESGQYDPKRGLGKYDESNVDVSKFDAAMAAEGKKAAEVKCTSCHKPTEEKLVGPGWKGVTTRQTPHWIMNFISNPDPMISVDPELQKQLEICLVRMPNQGLNETEARQILEYMREIDGAK
- a CDS encoding DUF262 domain-containing protein, with the translated sequence MEEQKIISRRFKDIFDTNVRYEIPFFQRGYAWEKKQWEKLWEDIYEEILPALENNNFEDEEHFFGPVVVLEKSNAPHPNLKRYLIIDGQQRITTIYILLGLIKKSLNNLSHLSSEAQNYCAEIDKLLSNNVSGGDDYLKLKVFSSKGDRYPTYKTVFQENPTSPYLAEDQQLYFPDTNKIDLFVKFYDKKTKNYNVQDLWQLYQVLTKSLTIVWIPLDEKKDDAQAIFESLNDAGMPLTASELLCNYIFRPILNDNTNEHEKLHNEFWLKARKEVGENNFEDYLINLFSIGEKKRIGQGRRMYVHFKNRNKKITRDKAIATLKDILENAKYYNNIKQPLKYPHKDGRIKNLLYNISQTNMTSITPFLMSVLKGYELNNLTDVETIELLQETYVLLVRSKIANRRVTKFDTFFPSLLSEIVNEPDKPRAIEKKFQTEGLWVSNQEFEDAFLTKELYNQRELNFARHILQELDKHLQDYKEYPDYSTINTIEHILPQTLDNHWKEYLNEDAENPNLKIVINTVGNLLLNSSPANSSFGQKPYSEKLNLYTDVSALSRQLKQDKIPSWNISEINNRSKRLAENALNIWKWKN